GTCCTCATCTGTCATCAAAATGTTTTCAATATATTTCACCTTCACTCAAAAATTAAGATaattttcaatttaaaaacagAAATGTTTAGACATTTATCCTCTTTAGTTCTGCAAATCATAACAACACTCTTACTAGCATTATAAATAATATCATGTTCAAAACACAGAACATAAATTGAGGAAATGTAGTCCTGTGGTCTTTTTCAGAAgttaaacacatcggttttaACTATGCTTTCTTTGAAGACATTGATTTCTCCTCAGAGCACTAAATCTGACATAAAAAGTATTCTTATGAGTGTCATGGAAGTTTTTGGGAGAATCAAttgtttaagctgaagtcgggtgaagtacagagttaatgtttatttgacgtagatttgaacataataacgttatcaacataacatcatcgacacacaaacataagacaataacacaaagacaattctatacagctccatctagcattctagaatggaaccgggagaatccagcccaccagcactacccagctgatgacccttaaccccccagaacattcttcaacagaccattttatagatacgacagttctcaaaagtcattggtccatcctacagacatgcagctataccaaatctcttctgtcattggttaaatccttagaacaatacagttgaatccacattgtcttcagaccaactgtctcttccccccaggtgacaagaactctctcaggtcacccagacttcccgtctcttagacttcacgtctcctagttaggtgtcataaaactgcaaatggcatctctaccaaatggagttgaatcaacattcattgtatcaagcttcttaaccaactgtaaacttctcctaaaacacattcattgtacataggcccaaaatttctttcacaatGAGTTACACAACAAAATATCAAATGGCCATCACATAAGTTCTCTTTGTGAATTTCTAACTTAATTATTTTGAGAGCTTCAGCCTACGCAACAGTTTAAGCACTAGTAGTAACTACTACTACTTTTGCGTCTGTGTAAGTGAGGCCCTTGTAGGTTCCACTGATCTTAAACCTCAGAACACTattattgagacaggtaatttccACTGTGGCAGTGAAGGGGAGATCAACTGTAACTCTACCAATAGTGATGTCAACATGTACGGTCTTCCCTGCAGGAACATCAATCGGAAAGGACAGACACTCAGTATgggatctctcttcctctaagcCATGTGGACTTTCTGTCCCCAAAGTGAAGCCATATCCAGCAGATACTTCTGCTACCTCTGGGATTCCTGCTTTCACCAAACAGTTGAAGTTTGTTTCAAACTTGTTAGTTACAGACCACAATGACTTTTTGGTGATCGTTTTAGACGTTTCAATTTTGTATTCTTGAGGGACAGTAAAGTTGTTTTTGTAGGTCACAGACTTAATTAGCTCAGTAGCCACCTGGGGTATTACACCTTGAAGTGTGGGGTAATAGACATCCGTCAATACTGTAGACTTGATGGTATTAATGAATTGGAAACCTAAGCAATCCATGTCTGAACCAGCCTTTCCAGAGACTCCAACGCAGATCCCGGAGCCGACATCAACAGGGTACTCAGTTTTCAGCTCCCAGTCTGTCATGTAAGCAAAGAACTCCCGTGAGTGATTTGTTTGGAACTTCATGGCACCCAAACGTGTCCCAGCACCATTTCCCCACAGTGAAAGCTTGGTAAAATGCT
The DNA window shown above is from Osmerus eperlanus chromosome 3, fOsmEpe2.1, whole genome shotgun sequence and carries:
- the LOC134017749 gene encoding aerolysin-like protein isoform X5, with protein sequence METIPHHFLITYSSPGTESQPTQTGDCCTTLTDLLPGTHYTVGVCTVLDQGGQLSKPASTTIITDGWPMGNCGPTARTEHPHPTSPTLPPARGIQHQFASTARMSYLSPMLTIGGQGGSPFDFNGIDSGATLEKIWVWVGGWQVKALKVWLTDGRSQEFGEPAGKFSEFQFEDGEHFTKLSLWGNGAGTRLGAMKFQTNHSREFFAYMTDWELKTEYPVDVGSGICVGVSGKAGSDMDCLGFQFINTIKSTVLTDVYYPTLQGVIPQVATELIKSVTYKNNFTVPQEYKIETSKTITKKSLWSVTNKFETNFNCLVKAGIPEVAEVSAGYGFTLGTESPHGLEEERSHTECLSFPIDVPAGKTVHVDITIGRVTVDLPFTATVEITCLNNSVLRFKISGTYKGLTYTDAKVVVVTTSA